atgtaaactttCTTTTCAGACACCTGTTATTAATAGTGAAATACATCACACAGATAATGAATTTGTATACTAATGAAGTTTTGATAGTCATGTCAAAACTTGACATGTCAAAACATGATTCTATAATTTCTGAAAGTTTATTACGGAGCTGTTAGTGTTTAGTAGTTACGATAAAATCCGATACTAGCCTTCTAACTTTGCATCGTGTTACACGCAACTTTACAcactaaatgttaattaattttaaaataccattTTAACTTTAACCCACATTTTCTTTGTTCTATTTATATGAGtgagttattatttaatttattcccaTGTTCAAGgctttatttgtgtttcatgtgtagaaaaaaaaatcattttacaaaatgtaagGTATGTTTGCCAATTTTATCCGATAATTCGGATCGACATCAAGATAGAGGTGACGTTAtcttaatagatttaaaagaaaacgcAAATACAGTAACTAtgctttaattgtttaaacaacgaaatatacattttacttaaTCACAATGAACTGTATTACCtaagtgtaaaaataataaattaactctGTTAACACATTTTTCGAATTTAGCTAAAAATCTGAAAAAGAGTCACAGATCTCTATCTATAAAAACTCTGCCTAAACttataacataaacataatctatgtttaagtttataacataatttctGACGTTTCTAAGTTGTTAACAATTGACAATAAGCTGACGACCACCAGTGTAAATCCAATTACAGTGGAGGCAGAGTTAAAacaatgatatttaatttcagttttattatattgtatataattatccatattttcatatatttcagCAAAACTTTCACCTTCGGtatgattatttatgtattcgtTGTCATCTACTTCAATGCTATCCATATCTTGTTCACTATGTATAATGTCCCACCTACTTCTTGCGTCAAGGAAATACTTATCATAAATATCTTGCCAAAATGTTagagtttttgtataaggatctcttaataaaatatctaaagagCCAGCTTCTTTTTTCTGTACGTCATACTCATTTCGGATTTTTAGATAGTATTTGTTGTTATTTGTAAAAGGCTGCCACACAGTACTCGACGTTTCACTTGTAGGCGTTCTAAAATAGAaacaacttttaatattgtattcaaATGGTACTGAAATGCTATTGAAATTCATTTATCACTCAAGTTTTAGTTAGAATACTGAAATGACTTACCCAGTTTTTGCGAAATTAGTCCACCGCTCCACAAGCATGTCTGCAATGGCTAAGTCATAGGCAGTGCAGGTTTCATatgatttttcataaaataaatacgccAGTTCCTGACGATGAACTGACTTTTTTGAATTGTCAGCTTCTACTAAAACTTTTCCAAGATTACCCTTGTATGAGAATTGATAGAGGTAAATCGGAGTAGTTCTAGTTAAAGCACGCATATGAGATTCTCTTAAGGTGGATATATGCACCATAATATCTCCAGCTAATGTTGCATATAAGTCTTTTTCGACAGAATTATTTAAGGAGTAAAACCCTTTTATTTGATCTGTTATTTTCAGCTTTTCTtcctttgtattaaaataaagatctTTTTGAAGATTTACTATACTTAACCAATCTTTAATGAAACCTTTTTGAACAACTGGACCTTCATTATCCACAAACCCAGTCATAAATGGCACATCCAATTGTTCCCCAGACTTGAAAATTTGATAAGGCGATTTCAATAAGAACGGTTCTTTGACGTCGGAGATTACTCTCTCGATACAAGGTGCAAAAGTTAGTAAATTATCAGACTCTAGTTCATTAATTACCGCCATTAATGCAGAAGCCCTAACTCGAGTAAATATATCTGACAATCTGTATACATCTTCAACGCTATGACCAAGTGCTTCGGCAACCTTGATTGCATTTTCTAAATTATCTCTAGTTACTGCCCAAGGGGCCATTGCAGTACCACTTTGTGCTATAGCCTTGTGGAAAAGTCCTTTTGAACTTAAAGAAAGTGTAAGTAAATCAACAATTGAAGCTCCAATACCGTGGCCAAAAATAGTAACGTTATGTGGATCTCCTCCAAAGGCTGCTATGTTTTGTTGTATCCACTTCAATGCAGCAATTATATCCTTAAGACCAGCATTACCTGGAGCTTTCGAAGTGCCTAAGCATAAAAATCCGAAAATGGATTCTCTGAAATTAGGAGTTACGACTACTACGTCTTTttcgataatatttttaaacgctgggtcaaagttattaatttctcGTCCTTTGATCCAAACCATTACTGGTAATTTACGTGTATGGTCCACTGTTGGAGAGATGACATTTAGCGACAGGCAATCTTCGATCCCATCGTAACCATCTTTTGTGGGTCGCAGACATGTAATGTTTTGACGGTTTGCTACAAACGGGTCTCTAAATAGCGGAGATGGTTTTGGAGGCTGTGGATAAAATTAGATGTCTATGTATGAAAGCAATAAAACACAAGCACACAGAAATATCTTGATAGAATATATTTCTAGATAGACAGATAGATAGGAGACGTTAGGTACAAAATAGCTTGTAAagcatttttataagtatggtGCAGTGACGTTaccaaaataaatagtaaatataatccAATACCTGAAATCTATTAACACCAGCTGTAGAGTCAGCATATGGAATGCCATAAAATTTGTAGTAGGAATCAAAAGATCCTATAACTGTTCCTTGCGTTATGCTAACACGAACTTCGCTTGGCCAATTTTCACTAggtatacagaaatataacacAAAGGTTGTACATACAATGTACCAAATCATTTTAGCTTATCACTAAAACTGA
This sequence is a window from Pieris rapae chromosome 20, ilPieRapa1.1, whole genome shotgun sequence. Protein-coding genes within it:
- the LOC110993129 gene encoding venom carboxylesterase-6, with the protein product MIWYIVCTTFVLYFCIPSENWPSEVRVSITQGTVIGSFDSYYKFYGIPYADSTAGVNRFQPPKPSPLFRDPFVANRQNITCLRPTKDGYDGIEDCLSLNVISPTVDHTRKLPVMVWIKGREINNFDPAFKNIIEKDVVVVTPNFRESIFGFLCLGTSKAPGNAGLKDIIAALKWIQQNIAAFGGDPHNVTIFGHGIGASIVDLLTLSLSSKGLFHKAIAQSGTAMAPWAVTRDNLENAIKVAEALGHSVEDVYRLSDIFTRVRASALMAVINELESDNLLTFAPCIERVISDVKEPFLLKSPYQIFKSGEQLDVPFMTGFVDNEGPVVQKGFIKDWLSIVNLQKDLYFNTKEEKLKITDQIKGFYSLNNSVEKDLYATLAGDIMVHISTLRESHMRALTRTTPIYLYQFSYKGNLGKVLVEADNSKKSVHRQELAYLFYEKSYETCTAYDLAIADMLVERWTNFAKTGTPTSETSSTVWQPFTNNNKYYLKIRNEYDVQKKEAGSLDILLRDPYTKTLTFWQDIYDKYFLDARSRWDIIHSEQDMDSIEVDDNEYINNHTEGESFAEIYENMDNYIQYNKTEIKYHCFNSASTVIGFTLVVVSLLSIVNNLETSEIML